A stretch of Corylus avellana chloroplast, complete genome DNA encodes these proteins:
- the rpl2 gene encoding ribosomal protein L2: MAIHLYKTSTSSTRDGAVDSQVKYNPRNNLIYGQHHCGKGRNSRGIITAGHRGGGHKRLYRKIDFRRNEKDIYGRIVTIEYDPNRNAYICLIHYGDGEKRYILHPRGAIIGDTIVSGTEVPIKMGNALPLSEVLIDQKEESTSTDMPLGTAIHNIEITLGKGGQLARAAGAVAKLIAKEGKSATLKLPSGEVRLISKNCSATVGQVGNVGVNQKSLGRAGSKCWLGKRPVVRGVVMNPVDHPHGGGEGRAPIGRKKPATPWGYPALGRRSRKRNKYSDNLILRRRSK; this comes from the exons ATGGCGATACATTTATACAAAACTTCTACCTCGAGCACACGCGATGGAGCCGTAGACAGTCAAGTGAAATACAATCCACGAAATAATTTGATCTATGGACAGCATCATTGTGGTAAAGGTCGTAATTCCAGAGGAATCATTACCGCAGGACATAGAGGGGGAGGTCATAAGCGTCTATACCGTAAAATCGATTTTCGACGGAATGAAAAAGACATATATGGTAGAATCGTAACCATAGAATACGACCCTAATCGAAATGCATACATTTGTCTCATACACTATGGGGATGGTGAGAAAAGATATATTTTACATCCCAGAGGGGCTATAATTGGAGATACCATTGTTTCTGGTACAGAAGTTCCTATAAAAATGGGAAATGCCCTACCTTTGAGTG AGGTTTTGATTGATCAAAAAGAAGAATCTACTTCAACCGATATGCCCTTAGGCACGGCCATACATAACATAGAAATCACACTTGGAAAGGGTGGACAATTAGCTAGAGCAGCAGGTGCTGTAGCGAAACTGATTGCAAAAGAGGGGAAATCGGCCACATTAAAATTACCTTCTGGGGAGGTCCGTTTGATATCCAAAAACTGCTCAGCAACAGTCGGACAAGTGGGGAATGTTGGGGTGAACCAGAAAAGTTTGGGTAGAGCCGGATCTAAGTGTTGGCTAGGTAAGCGTCCTGTAGTAAGAGGAGTAGTTATGAACCCTGTAGACCATCCCCATGGGGGTGGTGAAGGGAGGGCCCCAATTGGTAGAAAAAAACCCGCAACCCCTTGGGGTTATCCTGCACTTGGAAGGAGAAGTAGAAAAAGGAATAAATATAGTGATAATTTGATTCTTCGTCGCCGTAGTAAATAG
- the rpl22 gene encoding ribosomal protein L22, producing the protein MIKKRKRNPYTEVCALGKHIRMSTNKARRVIDQIRGRSYEETLMVLELMPCRAYYPLFKLVYSAAANAIHNMGLNEASLIISKVEVNGGTTVKKLKPRTRGRIYPIYPIKRPTCHITIVLKDVSVNEQYYKRSEYTILCLKNPEWINKNKYTDMTYHDIYSIGGLWDKK; encoded by the coding sequence ATGATAAAGAAAAGAAAGAGGAATCCATATACAGAAGTATGTGCTTTAGGTAAACATATACGTATGTCTACTAACAAAGCACGAAGAGTAATTGATCAGATTCGTGGACGTTCCTACGAAGAAACACTTATGGTACTAGAACTTATGCCTTGTCGAGCATATTATCCACTTTTCAAATTGGTTTATTCTGCAGCAGCAAATGCTATTCACAATATGGGTTTAAACGAAGCAAGTTTAATCATTAGTAAAGTGGAAGTCAACGGGGGTACTACTGTTAAAAAATTGAAACCTCGAACTCGAGGACGTATTTATCCGATTTATCCGATAAAAAGACCCACTTGTCATATAACTATTGTATTAAAAGATGTATCTGTAAACGAACAATATTATAAAAGATCCGAATACACCATATTATGCTTAAAAAACCCTGAATGGATAAATAAAAATAAGTACACAGATATGACGTATCATGATATATATAGTATCGGGGGATTATGGGACAAAAAATAA
- the rpoA gene encoding RNA polymerase alpha subunit, producing the protein MVREKVIVSTRTLQWKCIESRADSKRLYYGRFILSPLLKGQADTIGIAMRRALLGEIEGTCITRAKSEKIPHEYSTIVGIQESVHEILMNLKEIVLRSNLYGIRGASICVKGPRSVTAQDIILPPSVEIVDNTQHIAKLTEPINLYIELQIERNRGYRIKTPNNSQDGSYPIDAVFMPVRNANHSIHSYVNGNEKQEILFLEIWTNGSLTPKEALHEASRNLIELFIPFLHAEEDKLHLENNQHKVPLPLFTFHDRLTKLKKNQKEIALKSIFIDQSELPPRIYNCLKRSNIHTLLDLLNKSQDDFMKMKHFRIEDIKHILDILEIENHLV; encoded by the coding sequence ATGGTTCGAGAGAAAGTAATAGTATCGACTCGGACACTACAATGGAAGTGTATTGAATCAAGAGCAGATAGTAAGCGTCTATATTATGGACGCTTTATTCTGTCTCCACTTCTGAAAGGTCAAGCCGATACAATAGGCATTGCAATGCGAAGAGCTTTGCTTGGAGAAATAGAAGGAACATGTATCACACGCGCAAAATCTGAGAAAATACCACATGAATATTCTACCATAGTAGGTATTCAAGAATCAGTACATGAAATTTTAATGAATTTGAAAGAAATTGTATTGAGAAGTAATCTGTATGGAATTCGTGGCGCGTCTATTTGTGTCAAGGGTCCCCGATCTGTAACTGCTCAAGACATCATCTTACCACCTTCTGTGGAAATTGTTGATAATACACAGCACATAGCTAAACTAACGGAACCAATTAATTTGTATATTGAATTACAAATCGAGAGGAATCGCGGATATCGTATAAAAACACCAAATAACTCTCAAGACGGAAGTTATCCTATAGACGCTGTATTCATGCCTGTTCGAAATGCAAACCATAGTATTCATTCTTATGTAAATGGGAATGAAAAACAAGAGATACTTTTTCTCGAAATATGGACAAATGGAAGTTTAACTCCTAAAGAAGCACTTCATGAAGCCTCACGGAATTTGATTGAGTTATTTATTCCTTTTTTACATGCGGAAGAAGATAAATTACATTTAGAAAACAATCAACACAAAGTTCCTTTACCCCTTTTTACTTTTCATGATAGATTGACTAAACTAAAGAAAAATCAAAAAGAAATAGCATTGAAATCTATTTTTATAGACCAATCAGAATTGCCTCCTAGGATTTATAATTGCCTCAAAAGGTCCAATATACATACCCTATTGGACCTTTTAAATAAAAGTCAAGACGACTTTATGAAAATGAAACATTTTCGCATAGAAGACATAAAACATATATTGGACATTCTAGAAATAGAAAATCATTTGGTATAA
- the rpl14 gene encoding ribosomal protein L14, with the protein MIQPQTHLNVADNSGARELMCIRIIGASNRRYAHIGDVIVAVIKEAIPNTPLEKSEVIRAVIVRTCKELKRDNGMILRYDDNAAVVIDQEGNPKGTRIFGAIARELRQLNFTKIVSLAPEVL; encoded by the coding sequence ATGATTCAACCTCAAACCCATTTAAATGTAGCGGATAACAGCGGGGCCCGAGAATTGATGTGTATTCGAATTATAGGAGCTAGTAATCGACGATATGCTCATATTGGTGACGTTATTGTTGCTGTAATCAAGGAAGCAATACCAAATACACCTTTAGAAAAATCTGAAGTGATCAGAGCTGTAATTGTACGTACTTGTAAAGAACTCAAACGTGACAACGGTATGATACTACGATATGATGACAATGCTGCGGTTGTTATTGATCAAGAGGGAAATCCAAAAGGAACTAGAATTTTTGGTGCGATCGCACGGGAATTGAGACAGTTAAATTTCACTAAAATAGTTTCATTAGCGCCCGAAGTACTATAA
- the rpl23 gene encoding ribosomal protein L23, with protein sequence MNGIKYIVLTDKSIRLLVKNQYTSNVESGSTRTEIKHWVELFFGVKVIAMNSHRLPGKGRRMGPIMGHTMHYRRMIITLQPGYSIPPIIKKRT encoded by the coding sequence ATGAATGGAATCAAATATATAGTATTGACAGACAAAAGTATTCGGTTATTGGTTAAAAATCAATATACTTCTAATGTCGAATCGGGATCAACTAGGACAGAAATAAAGCATTGGGTCGAACTCTTCTTTGGTGTCAAGGTAATAGCTATGAATAGTCATCGACTCCCGGGAAAGGGTAGAAGAATGGGACCTATTATGGGACATACAATGCATTACAGACGTATGATCATTACGCTTCAACCGGGTTATTCTATTCCACCTATTATAAAGAAAAGAACTTAA
- the rps8 gene encoding ribosomal protein S8: protein MGKDTIADIITSIRNADMNRKGTVRIPSTNITENLVKILLREGFVENVRKHQESNKYLLVLTLRHRRNRKGPYKTVLNLKRISRPGLRIYSNYQRIPRILGGMGIVILSTSRGIITDREARLERIGGEILCYIW from the coding sequence ATGGGTAAAGACACTATTGCTGATATAATAACTTCTATACGCAATGCTGACATGAATAGAAAGGGAACGGTTCGAATACCATCTACTAACATCACCGAAAACCTTGTTAAAATACTGTTAAGAGAAGGTTTTGTTGAAAACGTGAGGAAACATCAAGAAAGCAACAAATATTTGTTGGTTTTAACCCTACGACATAGAAGGAATAGGAAAGGGCCCTATAAAACTGTTTTAAATTTAAAACGGATCAGTCGACCCGGTCTACGAATCTATTCGAACTATCAACGAATTCCTAGAATTTTAGGCGGGATGGGGATTGTAATTCTTTCTACTTCTCGGGGTATAATAACGGACCGAGAGGCCCGACTAGAAAGAATTGGCGGAGAAATCTTGTGTTATATATGGTAA
- the rps19 gene encoding ribosomal protein S19, with protein MTRSLKKNPFVANHLLRKINKLNTKAEKEIIVTWSRASTIIPIMIGHTIAIHNGKEHLPIYITDRMVGHKLGEFVPTLNFRGHAKNDNRSRR; from the coding sequence GTGACACGCTCATTAAAAAAAAATCCTTTTGTAGCGAATCATTTATTAAGAAAAATAAATAAACTTAACACAAAGGCGGAAAAAGAAATAATAGTAACTTGGTCCCGAGCGTCTACCATTATACCCATAATGATTGGCCATACTATTGCTATACATAATGGAAAGGAACATTTGCCTATTTATATAACAGATCGTATGGTGGGCCATAAATTGGGAGAATTCGTACCTACTCTAAATTTCCGAGGACACGCGAAAAATGATAATAGATCTCGTCGTTAA
- the rps3 gene encoding ribosomal protein S3, whose translation MGQKINPLGFRLGATQGHHSLWFAQPQDYSEGLQEDQKIRDCIKNYVQKNIRISSGIEGIACIEIQKRIDLIQVIIYMGFPKLLMEGRPRRIEELQMDVQKELNCVNRKLNIAVTRITNPYGHPNILAEFIAGQLKNRVSFRKAMKKAIELTEQAGTKGIQVQIAGRIDGKEIARVEWIREGRVPLQTIRAKIDYCSYTVGTIYGVLGIKIWIFVDEEE comes from the coding sequence ATGGGACAAAAAATAAATCCACTTGGTTTCAGACTTGGTGCAACCCAAGGTCATCATTCTCTTTGGTTTGCACAACCACAAGATTATTCCGAAGGTTTACAAGAAGATCAAAAAATACGAGATTGTATTAAGAATTATGTACAAAAAAATATTAGAATATCCTCTGGTATTGAGGGAATTGCATGTATAGAGATTCAAAAAAGAATCGATCTGATTCAGGTCATAATCTATATGGGATTTCCAAAATTACTAATGGAAGGTCGGCCTCGAAGAATTGAAGAATTACAGATGGATGTACAAAAAGAACTTAATTGTGTAAACCGAAAACTCAACATTGCTGTTACAAGAATTACAAACCCTTATGGACACCCTAATATTCTCGCAGAATTTATAGCCGGACAATTAAAGAATAGAGTTTCATTTCGAAAAGCAATGAAAAAAGCTATTGAATTAACTGAACAGGCAGGTACAAAAGGAATTCAAGTACAAATTGCAGGGCGTATCGACGGAAAAGAAATTGCGCGTGTCGAATGGATCAGAGAGGGTAGGGTTCCTCTACAAACCATTCGAGCTAAAATTGATTATTGTTCCTATACAGTTGGAACTATCTATGGGGTATTAGGCATCAAAATTTGGATATTTGTAGACGAGGAAGAATAA
- the rpl16 gene encoding ribosomal protein L16, giving the protein MNYNPKRTRFRKQHRGRMKGISYRGNCICFGRYALQALEPAWITSKQIEAGRRAMTRNVRRGGKIWVRIFPDKPVTVRPAETRMGSGKGSPEYWVAIVKPGRILYEMGGVAENIARKAISIAASKMPIRTQFIISG; this is encoded by the coding sequence ATCAACTATAACCCCAAAAGAACCAGATTCCGTAAACAACATAGAGGAAGAATGAAAGGAATATCTTATAGAGGTAATTGTATTTGCTTCGGTAGATATGCTCTTCAGGCACTTGAACCCGCGTGGATCACATCTAAACAAATAGAAGCAGGGCGGCGAGCAATGACACGAAATGTGCGCCGAGGTGGAAAAATATGGGTACGTATATTTCCAGACAAACCAGTTACAGTAAGACCCGCGGAAACGCGTATGGGTTCAGGGAAAGGATCTCCCGAATATTGGGTGGCTATCGTTAAACCGGGTAGAATACTTTATGAAATGGGCGGAGTAGCAGAAAATATAGCCAGAAAGGCTATTTCAATAGCGGCATCCAAAATGCCTATACGAACTCAATTCATTATTTCAGGATAG
- the rpl36 gene encoding ribosomal protein L36 gives MSLFMSRVGTNYYNSSPSTDQTTFFTNFTNRGPYFHICHSLT, from the coding sequence CTGTCTTTGTTTATGTCTCGGGTTGGAACAAATTACTATAATTCGTCCCCGTCTACGGATCAGACGACATTTTTCACAAATTTTACGAACAGAGGCCCTTATTTTCATATTTGTCATTCCTTAACTTAA
- the rps11 gene encoding ribosomal protein S11, whose translation MAKPVPRIGSRRNGRIGLRKSARRIPKGVIHVQASFNNTIVTVTDVRGRVISWSSAGTCGFKGTRRGTPFAAQTAAGNAIRTVVDQGMQRAEVMIKGPGLGRDAALRAIRRSGIILSFIRDVTPMPHNGCRPPKKRRV comes from the coding sequence ATGGCAAAACCTGTACCAAGAATTGGTTCACGTAGGAATGGGCGTATTGGTTTACGTAAGAGTGCGCGTAGAATACCAAAGGGAGTTATTCATGTTCAAGCAAGTTTCAACAATACCATTGTGACTGTTACAGATGTACGAGGTCGGGTAATTTCTTGGTCCTCTGCCGGTACTTGTGGATTCAAGGGTACAAGGAGAGGGACACCGTTTGCCGCCCAAACTGCAGCAGGAAATGCTATTCGGACAGTAGTGGATCAAGGTATGCAACGAGCAGAAGTCATGATAAAAGGCCCCGGTCTCGGAAGAGATGCGGCATTAAGGGCGATTCGTAGAAGTGGTATAATATTAAGTTTCATACGAGATGTAACCCCTATGCCACATAATGGGTGTAGGCCCCCTAAAAAAAGGCGTGTGTAA